In Streptomyces chartreusis NRRL 3882, the following are encoded in one genomic region:
- a CDS encoding DUF3817 domain-containing protein, translating to MDLKTATAIRRLRLVSAPEAISFLLLLVCSVLKRTTDFNAVPVMGMVHGVLFILYVIFWADAWNRTKWSVKTAALYFVLSVLPTGGFFAERKLRREAEDAVIASRARREGAVQA from the coding sequence GTGGACCTCAAGACCGCCACCGCCATCCGCCGCCTCCGCCTGGTCTCGGCCCCCGAGGCGATCTCCTTCCTCCTCCTGCTCGTCTGCTCGGTGCTGAAGCGGACCACGGACTTCAATGCCGTGCCGGTGATGGGCATGGTGCACGGTGTCCTGTTCATCCTGTACGTGATCTTCTGGGCCGACGCGTGGAACCGGACGAAGTGGTCGGTGAAGACCGCCGCGCTGTACTTCGTGCTCTCGGTGCTGCCGACCGGCGGGTTCTTCGCGGAGCGCAAGCTGCGGCGTGAGGCCGAGGACGCGGTCATCGCCTCCCGGGCACGCCGGGAAGGGGCTGTGCAGGCATGA
- a CDS encoding AIM24 family protein, with the protein MFRLQSSKVLAVDMTGDAVKAKNGSMVAYDGEMAFKKLSGGGEGIRGMVTRRLTGEQMTLMEVKGRGTCWFADRASEINLVGLQGDKLYVESSNLLATDGGLRTGTEFTGLRGASQGNGLFTTTVEGHGQAAIMSDGPAVVLRVSPQYPLTVDPGAYVAHQGNLRQSFQSGVTFRTLLGEGGGEAFQMRFEGDGLVYVQPSERNTIAGDV; encoded by the coding sequence ATGTTCCGACTTCAGAGCAGCAAGGTGCTCGCCGTCGACATGACCGGAGACGCCGTGAAGGCGAAGAACGGCTCGATGGTCGCGTACGACGGCGAGATGGCCTTCAAGAAGCTCAGCGGCGGCGGCGAGGGCATACGGGGCATGGTGACCCGGCGGCTGACCGGCGAGCAGATGACGTTGATGGAAGTGAAGGGGCGGGGGACCTGCTGGTTCGCGGACCGAGCCTCCGAGATCAACCTGGTCGGCCTCCAGGGCGACAAGCTCTACGTGGAGTCGAGCAACCTGCTCGCGACCGACGGCGGGCTGCGCACGGGGACGGAGTTCACCGGCCTGCGCGGGGCCTCACAGGGCAACGGCCTGTTCACGACGACCGTCGAGGGCCACGGTCAGGCGGCGATCATGTCGGACGGCCCGGCGGTGGTGCTGCGGGTGAGTCCGCAGTATCCGCTGACCGTCGACCCGGGGGCGTATGTGGCGCACCAGGGGAATCTCCGGCAGTCCTTCCAGTCCGGCGTGACGTTCCGCACGCTGCTCGGGGAGGGCGGCGGCGAGGCCTTCCAGATGCGGTTCGAGGGGGACGGGCTGGTGTACGTGCAGCCGAGCGAGCGGAACACGATCGCGGGAGACGTGTGA
- a CDS encoding AIM24 family protein: MAFREINAKMVEATVAPGQRLFSQRGAMLAYKGEVSFTPNMAGGQGGIMSMIGRRVADEDTPLMTVEGSGTVLFGHGGHHVQVIQLSGDTLYVEADRLLAFEGTLQQGTMFLGSQGGVMGMVRGQVSGQGLFTTTLKGHGAVAVMAHGGVIEIPITPQRPVHVDPQAYVAHHGEVRNKLSTALGWRDMVGRGSGEAFQLELSGSGAVYVQASEEKL; encoded by the coding sequence ATGGCCTTCCGGGAGATCAACGCGAAGATGGTCGAGGCGACGGTCGCGCCGGGCCAACGGCTGTTCAGCCAGCGCGGCGCGATGCTCGCCTACAAGGGCGAGGTGTCCTTCACGCCCAACATGGCCGGCGGCCAGGGCGGGATCATGTCGATGATCGGCCGCCGGGTCGCCGACGAGGACACACCCCTGATGACCGTCGAGGGCAGCGGCACCGTGCTCTTCGGGCACGGCGGGCATCACGTCCAGGTGATCCAGCTGTCCGGCGACACGCTGTACGTGGAGGCGGACCGCCTCCTGGCCTTCGAGGGCACGCTCCAGCAGGGCACGATGTTCCTGGGGTCGCAGGGCGGCGTCATGGGCATGGTGCGCGGGCAGGTCAGCGGCCAGGGACTGTTCACGACCACGCTCAAGGGACACGGGGCCGTCGCGGTCATGGCCCACGGCGGGGTGATCGAGATCCCGATCACACCCCAGCGGCCGGTGCACGTGGACCCGCAGGCCTACGTCGCCCACCACGGGGAGGTCCGCAACAAGCTGTCCACGGCCCTGGGCTGGCGGGACATGGTGGGCCGCGGCTCGGGCGAGGCGTTCCAGCTGGAGCTCAGCGGGAGCGGTGCGGTGTACGTCCAGGCGTCGGAGGAGAAGCTGTGA
- a CDS encoding AIM24 family protein codes for MSTYGTPGAGPAVFDPATLPPDDNVNAYTFCVELKGSQWFLQKGKMIAYYGSIDFNGVGHGRLDRLVRTSFHSPLHASDWVVAEGSGKMLLADRAFDVNSYDLEDGNLTIRSGNLLAFQPTLSLKQSIVPGFLTLIGTGKFVAASNGPVVFMEPPIRVDPQALVGWADCPSPCHHYDHGYMTGVMGGLRALTGLGGASGEEHQFEFVGAGTVLLQSSETLMAEQATGAVPHRAGVPGGGAHSPQAGPSGVPRLPGQLGDLQRRFGL; via the coding sequence GTGAGCACCTACGGAACCCCGGGCGCCGGCCCCGCGGTCTTCGACCCGGCGACGCTGCCGCCCGACGACAACGTCAACGCCTACACCTTCTGCGTGGAACTCAAGGGGAGCCAGTGGTTCCTCCAGAAGGGGAAGATGATCGCCTACTACGGCTCGATCGACTTCAACGGCGTCGGACACGGCCGGCTGGACCGTCTCGTCCGTACGTCCTTCCATTCGCCACTGCACGCGAGCGACTGGGTCGTGGCGGAGGGCTCGGGCAAGATGCTCCTCGCCGACCGGGCCTTCGACGTGAACTCGTACGACCTGGAAGACGGCAACCTGACCATTCGCTCCGGCAATCTGCTCGCTTTTCAGCCAACTCTGTCACTGAAGCAATCAATCGTGCCGGGTTTCCTGACCCTCATCGGAACCGGAAAGTTCGTGGCCGCGTCGAACGGCCCCGTGGTGTTCATGGAACCCCCCATCCGGGTCGACCCACAGGCCCTGGTCGGCTGGGCCGACTGCCCCTCCCCCTGCCACCACTACGACCACGGGTACATGACCGGTGTGATGGGCGGTCTACGTGCACTGACGGGCCTCGGCGGAGCCTCCGGCGAGGAGCACCAGTTCGAGTTCGTCGGCGCCGGCACGGTCCTGCTCCAGTCGTCCGAGACACTGATGGCCGAGCAGGCCACGGGGGCCGTTCCGCACCGGGCCGGCGTGCCCGGCGGCGGGGCGCACAGCCCCCAGGCAGGGCCGTCCGGCGTACCGCGCCTTCCCGGACAGCTGGGGGACCTCCAGCGTCGCTTCGGGCTGTGA
- a CDS encoding MarR family winged helix-turn-helix transcriptional regulator, whose amino-acid sequence METETATRWLTDAEQCAWRTHLEVNRLLTYQLEKDLQPFGLTMNDYEILVNLSESEDQRMRMSDLASATLQSKSRLSHQITRMENANLVRRENCESDRRGLYAVLTDHGMATMQKVAPHHVASVRRHFIDLLPPEALTELDKALKPIAEHLRAQRGRP is encoded by the coding sequence ATGGAGACCGAGACGGCCACCCGCTGGCTGACCGATGCGGAGCAGTGCGCCTGGCGCACCCACCTGGAGGTCAACAGGCTGTTGACGTACCAGCTCGAAAAGGACCTGCAGCCGTTCGGCCTGACAATGAACGACTACGAGATCCTGGTGAATCTCTCCGAGTCGGAGGACCAGAGGATGCGGATGAGCGACCTCGCCTCCGCCACCCTCCAGTCCAAGAGCCGCCTCTCGCACCAGATCACGCGCATGGAGAACGCGAACCTGGTCCGGCGGGAGAACTGCGAGTCCGACCGCAGGGGGCTCTACGCGGTCCTCACCGACCACGGCATGGCGACGATGCAGAAGGTCGCGCCCCACCATGTGGCATCCGTGCGGAGGCACTTCATCGACCTGCTGCCCCCCGAGGCCCTGACGGAACTCGACAAGGCCCTCAAGCCCATCGCGGAGCACCTGCGCGCCCAGCGCGGACGCCCGTAA
- a CDS encoding sensor histidine kinase, whose amino-acid sequence MRRLFGSVRARATLGATLVVAVALVAAGAAVLLSLRFNLMGEAGTRAERSARAVAAELAAGTPYDKLSGLDGDDGPVQVLAEKKRVVAVSEDLEKISGTDSDRVKPLPPVAPRGDDDDDSDDHEESLEPGEIAGESTFSNGSATIDGDTEDYRFAAVEVETQDRGRLKVYAGAPLAAEHGAVQTATTVMLIGFPLLLGVVAGVTWLVTRRALRPVEGIRSEMAAITASEDLARRVPEPQTHDEVARLARTTNETLAALEASVERQRRFVADASHELRSPIASLRTQLEVAAAHPELLDLDGAVEDTVRLQRLAADLLLLARLDAGERSNDAKVDLAGLAREEAEGRTGVTVDAEPVNVAGSRGQLGRVLANLLDNAQRHARSAVTVSVRREGDLALVGVADDGDGVPEADRERIFERFVRLDAARSRDDGGAGLGLAIARDVAVRHGGTLTAGQGPAGGALFELRLPLA is encoded by the coding sequence ATGAGGCGGCTGTTCGGGTCCGTCCGGGCGCGGGCCACGCTCGGTGCGACGCTCGTCGTCGCGGTGGCGCTCGTCGCCGCCGGGGCCGCCGTCCTGCTGTCCCTGCGGTTCAACCTGATGGGCGAGGCCGGCACCCGGGCGGAGCGCTCGGCGCGGGCGGTCGCCGCCGAGCTCGCCGCCGGGACGCCGTACGACAAGCTGTCCGGGCTGGACGGCGACGACGGGCCGGTCCAGGTGCTCGCCGAGAAGAAGCGGGTGGTCGCGGTCAGCGAGGATCTGGAGAAGATCAGCGGTACGGACTCCGACCGGGTGAAGCCGCTGCCGCCGGTGGCGCCCCGCGGGGACGATGACGACGACTCCGACGACCACGAGGAGTCCCTCGAACCCGGGGAGATCGCCGGGGAGAGCACCTTCAGCAACGGGTCCGCGACGATCGACGGCGACACGGAGGACTACCGGTTCGCCGCCGTCGAGGTCGAGACCCAGGACCGGGGCCGTCTCAAGGTCTATGCCGGTGCCCCGCTGGCCGCCGAGCACGGGGCCGTGCAGACCGCGACGACGGTGATGCTGATCGGGTTCCCGCTGCTGCTCGGCGTCGTCGCGGGCGTGACCTGGCTGGTCACCCGGCGGGCGCTGCGGCCGGTGGAGGGCATCCGGAGCGAGATGGCCGCGATCACCGCCTCCGAGGATCTCGCGCGGCGTGTGCCGGAGCCGCAGACGCACGACGAGGTGGCCCGGCTCGCCCGGACGACGAACGAGACGCTCGCGGCCCTGGAGGCCTCCGTGGAGCGGCAGCGGCGCTTCGTCGCCGACGCGTCCCACGAACTGCGGAGCCCGATCGCCTCGCTGCGGACCCAGCTGGAGGTGGCCGCCGCGCATCCCGAACTGCTGGACCTCGACGGGGCGGTGGAGGACACCGTACGGCTGCAGCGGCTCGCCGCCGACCTGCTGCTGCTGGCCCGGCTGGACGCGGGGGAGCGGTCCAACGACGCGAAGGTCGACCTCGCCGGGCTGGCCCGGGAGGAGGCCGAGGGGCGGACGGGCGTGACGGTGGACGCGGAGCCGGTGAACGTGGCCGGATCGCGCGGGCAGTTGGGACGGGTGCTCGCCAATCTGCTCGACAACGCCCAGCGGCATGCCCGGTCGGCCGTCACGGTGAGCGTGCGCCGGGAGGGTGATCTGGCCCTGGTCGGGGTGGCGGACGACGGGGACGGCGTGCCCGAGGCCGACCGGGAGCGGATCTTCGAGCGGTTCGTACGGCTGGACGCCGCCCGCAGCCGGGACGACGGCGGTGCCGGGCTGGGACTCGCCATCGCCCGGGACGTCGCCGTCCGGCACGGCGGCACGCTCACGGCGGGGCAGGGGCCCGCAGGCGGAGCTCTGTTCGAACTCCGCCTGCCGCTCGCCTAG
- a CDS encoding response regulator transcription factor, whose product MRLLIVEDEKRLALSLARGLTAEGYAVDVVHDGREGLHQASEGTYDLVILDIMLPGLNGYRVCAALRAAGHEVPILMLTAKDGEYDEAEGLDTGADDYLTKPFSYVVLVARIKALLRRRGAGAGASPVHVHGDLKVDTAARRVFLGEDEVALTAKEFSVLEHLVLRAGEVVSKSEILEHVWDFAYEGDPNIVEVYVSTLRRKLRAGLIRTVRGAGYRLETSP is encoded by the coding sequence ATGCGCCTGTTGATCGTGGAGGACGAGAAGCGGCTGGCCCTGTCGCTCGCCAGGGGCCTGACGGCCGAGGGGTACGCCGTGGACGTCGTCCACGACGGACGGGAGGGGCTGCACCAGGCCTCGGAGGGCACGTACGACCTGGTGATCCTCGACATCATGCTGCCCGGGCTCAACGGCTACCGGGTCTGCGCGGCCCTGCGCGCCGCCGGGCACGAGGTGCCGATCCTGATGCTCACCGCCAAGGACGGCGAGTACGACGAGGCGGAGGGGCTCGACACCGGTGCGGACGACTATCTGACCAAGCCCTTCTCGTACGTCGTGCTCGTCGCCCGGATCAAGGCGCTGCTGCGGCGGCGCGGGGCGGGTGCCGGGGCCTCGCCCGTGCATGTGCACGGGGATCTGAAGGTGGACACCGCGGCCCGGCGGGTGTTTCTGGGGGAGGACGAGGTCGCCCTGACCGCCAAGGAGTTCTCCGTGCTGGAGCACCTCGTGCTGCGGGCCGGGGAGGTCGTATCCAAGTCCGAGATCCTCGAACACGTGTGGGACTTCGCGTACGAGGGTGATCCCAACATCGTCGAGGTGTACGTCAGCACCCTGCGGCGGAAGCTGCGGGCGGGGCTGATCCGGACCGTGCGCGGTGCCGGGTACCGGCTGGAGACGTCGCCATGA
- a CDS encoding PepSY domain-containing protein: MKRNIVIAAVTAAALIGGGTATALATTGDDGGSARQAAHTRLSDDDVRGDEDGPDAQDDHDDDNGRDDDARAASTGVTAPEAIASALKHTSGTAVSAELDDEDDSDKVIWKVDVLSGDNTWHSVSVDPSSGKVLGSHTDDEDDTAQVRAALKGASVTAEEAAKAAGGKGTVTSVDLDEDGKNKSWEAETHKSGGAEQDWKIDLSTGKITADRDQDDDQDDQD, from the coding sequence ATGAAGCGCAACATCGTCATCGCCGCTGTGACCGCTGCCGCTCTGATCGGCGGTGGCACGGCCACGGCTCTCGCGACCACGGGTGACGACGGGGGCTCGGCGCGGCAGGCGGCCCACACCCGGCTGTCGGACGACGACGTCCGCGGCGACGAGGACGGTCCCGACGCACAGGACGACCACGACGACGACAACGGCCGGGACGACGACGCGCGGGCGGCTTCCACCGGCGTGACGGCGCCCGAGGCCATCGCGTCCGCGCTGAAGCACACGTCCGGTACGGCGGTGTCCGCCGAGCTGGACGACGAGGACGACAGCGACAAGGTGATCTGGAAGGTCGACGTCCTCTCCGGCGACAACACCTGGCACAGCGTGAGCGTCGACCCGTCCAGCGGCAAGGTGCTCGGTTCGCACACCGACGACGAGGACGACACGGCGCAGGTGCGGGCGGCTCTGAAGGGCGCTTCGGTGACGGCCGAGGAGGCCGCGAAGGCTGCCGGCGGCAAGGGCACGGTGACGTCCGTGGACCTGGACGAGGACGGCAAGAACAAGTCCTGGGAGGCCGAGACGCACAAGTCCGGCGGCGCCGAGCAGGACTGGAAGATCGACCTCAGCACGGGCAAGATCACGGCGGACCGCGACCAGGACGACGACCAGGACGACCAGGACTGA
- the meaB gene encoding methylmalonyl Co-A mutase-associated GTPase MeaB, with product MQDVSTLVAQAREGRPRAVARLISLVEGASPQLREVMAALAPLAGKAYVVGLTGSPGVGKSTSTSALVTAYRKQGKRVGVLAVDPSSPFSGGALLGDRVRMSEHASDPGVYIRSMATRGHLGGLAWAAPQAIRVLDAAGCDVILVETVGVGQSEVEIASQADTSVVLLAPGMGDGIQAAKAGILEIGDVYVVNKADRDGADATARELNHMLGLGEARGPGDWRPPIVKTVAARGEGLDEVVEALEKHRAWMEERGVLAERRMARAAREVETIAVTALRERIGDLHGDRRLGALAERIVAGELDPYRAADELVAGLTEG from the coding sequence ATGCAGGACGTCTCCACGCTGGTGGCCCAGGCCAGGGAAGGGCGGCCGCGGGCCGTCGCCCGGCTGATCTCGCTGGTGGAGGGGGCGTCCCCGCAGCTCCGGGAGGTCATGGCGGCGCTGGCGCCGTTGGCGGGCAAGGCGTACGTCGTCGGGCTGACCGGGTCGCCGGGGGTCGGCAAGTCCACGTCGACGTCGGCGCTGGTGACCGCGTACCGCAAGCAGGGCAAGCGGGTCGGCGTGCTCGCCGTCGACCCGTCGTCCCCGTTCTCGGGCGGTGCGCTGCTCGGGGACCGGGTGCGGATGTCCGAGCACGCGTCGGACCCGGGCGTGTATATCCGCTCGATGGCCACGCGCGGGCATCTGGGCGGGCTCGCGTGGGCCGCGCCTCAGGCCATCCGGGTGCTGGACGCGGCGGGGTGCGATGTGATCCTCGTCGAGACGGTGGGTGTGGGGCAGTCCGAGGTGGAGATCGCCTCGCAGGCGGACACGTCCGTCGTGCTGCTCGCGCCCGGGATGGGCGACGGCATCCAGGCGGCCAAGGCCGGGATCCTGGAGATCGGTGACGTGTACGTCGTGAACAAGGCCGACCGGGACGGGGCGGACGCGACGGCTCGCGAGCTGAACCACATGCTGGGGCTGGGGGAGGCCCGGGGGCCCGGGGACTGGCGTCCGCCGATCGTGAAGACGGTCGCCGCGCGGGGGGAGGGTCTGGACGAGGTCGTCGAGGCACTGGAGAAGCATCGCGCCTGGATGGAGGAGCGGGGGGTGCTCGCGGAGCGGCGGATGGCCCGGGCGGCGCGGGAGGTCGAGACGATCGCGGTGACGGCGCTGCGGGAGCGGATCGGGGATCTGCACGGGGACCGGCGGCTGGGTGCGCTGGCGGAGCGGATCGTGGCCGGTGAGCTGGATCCGTATCGGGCGGCTGATGAGCTGGTTGCCGGGTTGACGGAGGGCTGA
- a CDS encoding acetyl-CoA C-acetyltransferase, whose translation MTSGTSGANSSVIVAGARTPMGRLLGSLKSFSGADLGGFAIKAALDRAGIGGDQVQYVIMGQVLQAGAGQIPARQAAVKAGIPMNVPALTINKVCLSGLDAIALADQLIRAGEFDVVVAGGQESMTNAPHLLPKSREGFKYGAVQMLDAMAHDGLTDSFDGVAMGESTEKHNTRLGIGRAEQDEIAALSHQRAAAAQKNGLFEAEITPVEIPQRKGDPVLFSKDEGIRGDTTAESLGKLRPAFAKDGTITAGSASQISDGAAAVVVMSKAKAQELGLEWIAEIGAHGNVAGPDNSLQSQPSNAIQHALKKEGLGVEDLDLIEINEAFAAVAVQSMKDLGVSTEKVNVNGGAIALGHPIGMSGARLVLHLALELKRRGGGVGAAALCGGGGQGDALIVRVPKA comes from the coding sequence ATGACTTCTGGAACTTCCGGAGCGAACAGCTCGGTGATCGTCGCGGGCGCGCGTACGCCCATGGGGCGGTTGCTCGGTTCGCTCAAGTCCTTCTCCGGAGCCGACCTCGGCGGCTTCGCGATCAAGGCCGCCCTCGACCGTGCGGGGATCGGTGGCGACCAGGTGCAGTATGTGATCATGGGGCAGGTGCTCCAGGCCGGGGCGGGGCAGATCCCGGCGCGCCAGGCAGCGGTCAAGGCCGGCATCCCGATGAACGTTCCGGCGCTGACCATCAACAAGGTGTGTCTGTCCGGGCTGGACGCGATCGCGCTCGCCGACCAGTTGATCCGTGCGGGTGAGTTCGACGTGGTCGTCGCCGGCGGCCAGGAGTCCATGACCAACGCCCCGCACCTGCTGCCCAAGTCCCGCGAGGGCTTCAAGTACGGCGCCGTCCAGATGCTCGACGCCATGGCCCACGACGGGCTGACCGACTCCTTCGACGGCGTCGCCATGGGCGAGTCGACGGAGAAGCACAACACGCGCCTGGGCATCGGGCGGGCCGAACAGGACGAGATCGCCGCGCTGTCCCACCAGCGGGCCGCCGCCGCCCAGAAGAACGGGCTCTTCGAGGCCGAGATCACGCCCGTCGAGATCCCGCAGCGCAAGGGCGACCCGGTGCTGTTCAGCAAGGACGAGGGGATCCGGGGCGACACGACCGCGGAGTCCCTCGGAAAGCTGCGCCCCGCCTTCGCCAAGGACGGCACGATCACTGCCGGTTCGGCGTCGCAGATCTCCGACGGCGCCGCGGCCGTCGTGGTGATGAGCAAGGCCAAGGCGCAGGAGCTCGGCCTGGAGTGGATCGCCGAGATCGGGGCCCACGGGAACGTGGCCGGGCCGGACAACTCGCTCCAGTCCCAGCCGTCCAACGCGATCCAGCACGCCCTGAAGAAGGAGGGGCTGGGCGTCGAGGACCTCGACCTCATCGAGATCAACGAGGCGTTCGCGGCGGTTGCCGTGCAGTCGATGAAGGACCTCGGGGTGTCCACCGAAAAGGTGAATGTCAACGGCGGCGCCATTGCCCTGGGTCACCCGATCGGGATGTCCGGTGCGCGGCTCGTCCTGCACCTCGCGCTGGAGCTGAAGCGGCGTGGTGGTGGCGTGGGCGCGGCGGCGCTGTGCGGTGGTGGTGGTCAGGGTGACGCGCTGATCGTGCGGGTACCGAAGGCCTGA
- the mce gene encoding methylmalonyl-CoA epimerase produces MLTRIDHIGIACFDLDKTVEFYRATYGFEVFHSEVNEEQGVREAMLKINDTSDGGASYLQLLEPTREDSTVAKWLAKNGEGVHHIAFGTADVDAEAADIRDKGVRVLYEEPRRGSMGSRITFLHPKDCHGVLTELVTSAPVESPEH; encoded by the coding sequence ATGCTGACGCGAATCGACCACATCGGGATCGCCTGTTTCGACCTCGACAAGACCGTCGAGTTCTACCGTGCCACCTACGGCTTCGAGGTGTTCCACTCCGAGGTCAACGAGGAGCAGGGCGTGCGCGAGGCCATGCTCAAGATCAACGATACGTCCGACGGCGGGGCCTCGTACCTGCAGCTCCTGGAGCCGACCCGCGAGGACTCCACCGTCGCGAAGTGGCTCGCCAAGAACGGGGAGGGGGTCCACCACATCGCCTTCGGTACGGCGGACGTCGACGCCGAGGCGGCCGACATCAGGGACAAGGGCGTACGCGTGCTGTACGAAGAGCCGCGACGCGGTTCCATGGGGTCACGGATCACCTTCCTGCACCCCAAGGACTGCCATGGCGTACTGACAGAACTGGTCACTTCGGCGCCCGTTGAGTCACCTGAGCACTGA